A section of the Pseudomonadota bacterium genome encodes:
- a CDS encoding DUF433 domain-containing protein: MDIMFDRIAIDPQVLNGQPCLRNLRLTVRRVVEAVALYPDWKDLHTEYPELEKEDIYQALAFAARNLDSQIIPLVAA, encoded by the coding sequence ATGGATATTATGTTTGATCGAATAGCCATTGATCCACAAGTCTTGAACGGGCAGCCATGTCTGCGTAATTTGCGACTGACTGTTAGAAGAGTTGTGGAAGCTGTCGCGTTATATCCTGACTGGAAGGATCTCCATACTGAATACCCTGAACTTGAAAAAGAAGATATTTATCAGGCCCTGGCTTTTGCAGCAAGAAATCTTGACAGCCAAATTATTCCACTGGTGGCAGCTTGA